agcaaaccagatgggatggcgtatcgttgcagaatgctgtgatagtcatgctggttaagtgtgcctggaattctaaatcagacagtgtcaccagcaaagcaccatcacactttttccccatgcttcacagtgggaaccacacatgtggagatcatacGTTCAccaactctgcatctcacaaagacacaggggttggaccaaaaatctcaaaattGGATTCCTCAGACCAATGGACAGATTTCCCCGGtccaatgtccattgctcgtgtttcttggcccaagcaagtctcttctatttggtgtcctttagtagtggtttctttgcagtaattcgaccatgaaggcctaattcacacagtctcctctgaacagttgttgagatgtctgttacttgaactctgaaggatttatttgggctgcaatatctGAGGCTGATAACTAACGAACTTatcctgcagcagaggtaactctgggtcttcctttcctgtggcggtcctcatgagcgccaatttcatcatagcgccTCATGCTTTTTGCGACTGGATTTGAAGAAACGCTGAAAGTTATTGAagttttctggattgactgaccttcatgtcttaaagtaatggactgtcatctctctttgcttatttgagctgttcttgacataatatttTTTATGTTACCTTGAactaaagtcagttaagaacaaattcttatttatgacGGCCTAAcacagccaaaccctaacccggactatGCTGGgagtcctatgggactcccaatcacgaccggttgtggtacagcctggaatcgaaccagcgtctgtagtgacacctctagcactgagatgcagtgccttagaccgctgcgccacgcGGGAGCCCATAAAAATATGCACTTTGTCTTTAACcaaccctaccatgtcacaacacaactgattggctctaacacattaagaaggaaagaaattctacaatTGAACTTTTTTATCAGCTgatgtcaaagtgctgtacagaaacccagcataaaaccccaaacaacaagcaatgaatgtgtagaagcacggtggctaggaaaaactccctagaaaggccagaacctaggaagaaactagagaggaaccaggctatgaggggtggccagtcctcttctggctgtgccgggtggagattataacagaacatggccaagatgttcaaatattcatagatgaccagcagggtcaaataataataatcagtggttgtagtgggtgcaacaggcacctcaggagtaaatgtcagttggcttttcatagccgatcattgagtatctctaccgctcctgctgtctctagagagttgaaaacagcaggtctgggggCAGGTAGCACCTGTcctgtgaacaggtcagggttccatagtcgcaggcagaacatttgaaactggagcagcagcacgaccaggtggactggggacagcaaggagtcatcaggctagGTAGTCCTGAGGCGTGGTCCTAGGGCACAGGTCCTccaaaagagaattagagagcgcatacttaaattcacacaggacaccggataagataggagaaatactccagatataacagactaaccctagccccccgacacaaactattgcagcatgagtactagaggctgagacaggaggggtcgggagatactgtggccccatccgacgatacccctggacagggccaaacaggcaggatataacccttTCACTCCATTGTCATGATCAGTGGTTTCAAGTTTGTATCCGTAATTTATTTTGGCAACCTGATCATAGCGAAACAGAAAATACTTCTGCATTTCCTGCAGAAGCCATCCGGTCGAAgccattgtccgtagagctccgaagcacatatctgtggaagggtaccaaaacatttctgcagcattgaaggtccccaagaacacagtggcctccatcattcttaaatggaagacgtttggaaccaccaagactcttgctGGAGCTGgacgccctgccaaactgagcaatcgggggagaagggccttggtcagggaggtgaccaggaatccaatggtcactctgacagctccagagttcctctgtggtgggagaaccatccagaaggacaaccatctctgcagcactccaccaatcaagtgtttatggtagtggccagacagaagccactcctcagtaaaaggcacatgacagctcgcttgaagtttgtcaaaaggcatgtaaattatttttatttcacctttatttaaccaggtaggcaagttgagagcaagttctcatttacaattgcgacctggccaagataaagcaaagcagttcgacacatacaacgacacagagttacacatggagtaaaacaaacatacagtcaataatacagtataaacaagtctatatacgatgtgagcaaatgaggtgagataaggaaggtaaaggcaaaaaaaaaggccatggtggcaaagtaaatacaatatagcaagtaaaacactggaatggtagatttgcagtggaagaatgtgcaagtagaaataaaaataatggggtgcaaaggagctaaataaataaatacagtagggaaagaggtagttgtttgggctaaattataggtgggctatgtacaggtgcagtaatctgtgagctgctctgacagttggtgcttaaagctagtgagggagataagtgtttccagtttcagagatttttgtagttcgttccagtcattggcagcagagaactggaaggagaggcgaccaaagaaagaattggttttgggggtgaccagagagatatacctgctggagcgcgtgctacaggtgggtgatgctatggtgaccagcgagctgagataagaggggactttacctagcagggtcttgtagatgacatggagccagtgggtttggcgacgagtatgaagcgagggccagccaacgagagagtaCAGGTCGCCATGGTGGGTAGTACAGCGGattcaatcaccaccttccggagacacctgaaaccccacctctttaaggaatacctaggataggataaagtaatccttctccccccccccttaaaagacctagatgcactattgtaaagtggctgttccactggatgtcataaggtgaaagcaccaatttgtaagtcgctctggataagagcgtctgctaaatgacttaaatgtaatgtaaatgtaaatgtagtatatggggctttggtgacaaaacggattgcactgtgatagactgcatccaatttgttgagtagggtattggaggctattttgtaaatgacatcgccgaagtcgaggattggtatgATGGTCAGtattacaagggtatgtttggcagcatgagtgaaggatactttgttgagaaataggaagccaattctagatttaactttgcattggagatgtttgatgtggtctggaaggagagtttacagtctaaccagacacctaggtatttgtagttgtccacgtattctaagtcagagccgtccagagtagtgatgttggacaggcgggcaggtgcaggcagcgatcggttgaagagcatgcatttagttttacttgtatttaagagcaattggaggccacggaaggagagttgtaatggcattgaagcttgcctggagggttgttaacacagtgtccatagaagggccagaagtatacagaatggtgtcttctgcgtagaggtggatcagagactctgaccttgagaaacaagattctctggtctgatgaaaccaagattgaactctttagccagAGTGTCAAGTGTggcggaaacctggcaccatccctaccgtgaagcatggtggtggtatcatgctgtggggatgtttttcaacggcagggactgggagactagtcagggtcgagggaaagatgaacggagcaatattttctacctgcaggctacAATGTTAGGCTTTATGTAGGCaatttttacatagttggcaatagAAGTTACCTCTTCTTTTTAGGTTTTATTTTAATTTCGATTAACCACATGAGAATGATTTTGAGATTCAAAGATGTTATGATAAACAAAATGAATCTGTTTCacaaaaatgtgcatatgaaaactaTAAAAGGGCATGCAGATTGGTAGAAATTGTAAGATAAATGGTCATTCCACATGAAAAAGTTTGACTCCTCGTGTAGTCTATTAACAGCACCTTCAGGAGAGTAATGTCAGAGTCTGATAAAGCCAGCTGGAGGAGAATGGTTGGGTTAGGTTATGTTTTTTTTCTTATGGTTATATAGATCTCTGGTGCCCTCGACATCAAACCGTAAGCTTAAAGCAGGAGGAACGTGATCAGGTTTTTTTGTATTTCTTCTGCTCTAGCTCTTTTGAGTCATTTTCGTCTTATTTCATCCAACGGtgcgcttaaagcatcagacaagctcaatgcataTAGTTAATTTGATTAAAACAGGTGTGTCTATATTTGGAAATATTACACGTTTAAAAAATATTGAACAATCAATTGGTCGCAATTAGAGATTCATTTTGGTCGACAAATCTTTTTTTATCGGGGACAGCcataattgatttttttttttttcatttctgttgcaggcagcagaagtTGGAAAAGGTGATGGATCAAGAGGGCTTGGTTGATGAAGAGGTGACGTTGAAGACTAACACACACAACCTTTTTGACACGTGCAGTTGTGCGCACTAACCATTGCCTCCTCTACCTGTGCAGAAGCGTATCCGGCGCTCCCAGCACGCCAGGAAAGAGACTGAGTTCCTGCGTCTCAAACGAACCCGCCTGGGGCTGGAGGACTTCGAGTCCCTCAAGGTGATTGGCCGAGGAGCTTTCGGAGAGGTAGGCATCACCCCTTTTCTTAAACACCTCTCTTACGTAGTAGCCTTGCAGACTTTCAGCTTATTATTCACTAAATTATTGAAACATTTTGGTCCCAAGGTGCGTCTGGTGCAGAAGAAGGACACAGGCCACGTGTACGCTATGAAGATCCTCCGCAAGGCCGACATGTTGGAGAAGGAGCaggtgaggaggaggaaagggTAGGAGGGTATGTTGATGGCAAATACATAATGGCCAGTCATGTTCATTCTCACAAATCCAAAGCAGTGTCTTGGATACAAAAGTAGTACCTACCATGCAATCTAtaaatgtaaactcagcaaaaaaaaaagaaacgtcctctcgctgtcaactgcgtttattttcagcaaacttaacatgtgttaatatttcTATGAACACAACAAGATTCTACAACTGAGACCCAAacggaacaagttccacagacgtgactaacagaaatggactaatgtgtccctgaacaaagggggggtcaatcaaaagtaacagtcagtatctggtgtggccaccagctgcattaagtacggcagtgcatctcctcctcacggactgcaccagatttgccagttcttgctgtgagatgttaccccactcttccaccaaggcacctgcaagttcccggacatttctggggggaatggccctaagccctcaccctccgatccaacaggtcccagacgtgctcaatgggattgagatccgggctcttcgctggccatggcagaacacttacattcctgtcttgcaggaaatcacacacagaatgagcagtatggctggtggcattgtcatgctggagtgtcatgtcaggatgagcctgtaggaagggtaccacatgagggaggagggtgtcttccctgtaacgcacagcgttgagattgcctgcggtgacaaccagctcagtccgatgatgctgtgacacaccgtcccagaccatgacgtaccatccacctccaaatcaatctcACTCCAGACTACAGGCCTCGATGtcacgctcattccttcgacaataaacgtgaatctgaccatcacccctggtgagacaaaaccgcgactcatcagttaAGAGCAccttttttgccagtcctgtctggtccagcgacggtgggtttgtgcccataggtgacgttgttgccggtgaagtctggtgaggacctgccttacaacaggcctactacaagccctcagtccagcctctctcagtctattgtgggcagtctgagcactgatggagggattgtgcgttcctgttgtagctcgggcagttgttgttgccatcttgtATTTGTccggcaggtgtgatgttcggatgtaccgatcctgtgcaggtgttgttagacgtggtctgccactgcgaggacgatcagctgtccgtcctgtctccctgtagcgctgtcttaggtgtctcactgtacggacattgcaattcgcgcagatgagcaaggaccctgggcatatttcttttggtgtttttagagtcagtagaaaggcctctttagtgtcttcAGTaattcataactgtgaccttaattgcctaccgtctgtaagctgttagtgtcgtaACGACCGTtctacaggtgcatgttcattaattgtttatggttcattgaacaagcaagggaaacagtgtttaacccctttacaatgaagatctgtgaagttattttgatttttactaattatctttgaatgaCAGGGTCCTGAataggggacgtttcttttttttgctgagtttatgtatcATGCCATGTGTGTATTTCTAGGTGGGCCACATCCGTGCTGAGAGGGACATCTTGGTAGAGGCTGACAGTCTGTGGGTGGTTAAGATGTTCTACAGCTTCCAGGACAAGATGAACCTCTACCTCATCATGGAGTTCCTGCCTGGCggtattaccccccccccccacccttagCTGAACCCCaaacagtctcctacactacagggacagtcattgtccagttggaagcTAGATCAGCTACTCTTGCAAGTGTATGTAGACAGAGAgtaagtgctgatctaggattggGTCCCTCCTGTAAATAGTATCATGTTCATTATGGTCTAAAAGGCTAaattgatcctagatcagtacttcTACTCTGTGATGCTTGATACAGCCATCAGAACGTTGCAGAAAAACATAAATGTGCTGCATAATGATTGTTTATTCTTAATGTTCTCTCTGCAAAGCCACCGAACGAACAACTTCTGTCCTGCTGAATATGCCTCAAAGTCCAGTGGGACTGTACATGTTGTAACCCGACACTGCCCCCTACAGGTGACATGATGACCCTGCTAATGAAGAAGGATACTCTGACAGAGGAGGCCAGTCAGTTCTACATCGCTGAGACAGTGCTAGCCATCGACTCCATCCACCAGTTGGGCTTCATTCACAGAGACATCAAACCTGACAACCTGCTACTGGACTCCAGGGTGAGTTTGAGCACGTACTCAAGAGACGCAAACATGAGCTCAGACTGGTGGTTTGGATATGTTATTCTGTTTGAATTTACAAGGCACCAAAATGAATAAAACGAGCTAAACTTTTCCAATACACAGCACTAATGAATATAAGCCTGTACTGAATGTGTTTTTGCTTGATTGTTTCAGGGCCATGTGAAGCTGTCTGACTTTGGTCTTTGCACAGGTCTGAAGAGGGCGCATCGTACCGAGTTCTACAAGAACCTGAATCATAGCCTCCCCAGTGACTTCAGTAAGCAAAGTCAGGCATCCCCAATCAATCCATTACTTTACATACTAACAACCTGTATTGATGTTAAAGCCACAATTTGGAGTTTCTCAGACCTTGTAGTCCTTGAGATTTGGAAGCATATTTTGGAGGTACACATTGTTTACAAAGACCCAAATGACAACCAAAAGATAAACAATGGAGTCATATTTGGGTTATGGTGGAGGTAAAACTGATGTACAAAGCTCATAAGCTTATACACTATTAATTAGAAATACCATTGAACAGTTGGAAATGTCCCAGATATTGTGCCTTTAATGTTTCTCTACTAACTAGGTAATGATTTGAAATGTGCTTGTacaaaaataaaatgaataacTTAAAATGGTTTGTTTTTAGGTTTGCTTCATGTTTTGAGTTGTTGCATTGTACCATTCTTCAAATTCCCTAATGgggattattttttaaatgtagaatCTCTCTGCGTTGGTGTGACTAAAATGTCAATCAACAGATCTTAAATGGCTATTTGTTTCATAACGGAGAGTCTGAAAGGGTTTCAGATGCTTAACCTGCGCGGTTATGGGGTTTAACAAGTATTACATACTCGTGTaattttctaaaactgtttatTTTTCTGTACAGCATTCAATAACATGAACTCAAAGAGGAAAGCAGAGACATGGAAGAGGAACCGGAGACAGCTGGTGAGAAAATTAAGCTAGATGGGAGGGCAACATACAGTGTATTCTACAAGTAGACGTGGGCCGTGTTCAGGAGCATCCATTTTGGGCAGACTAATCCACATATATAAAATGTAGTTATTTAGGGTGCAGGTTGATTTGTAGATCTGTCCCTCTGCAGTCACCGACTGGAATGCAGTCGATCTCAAACACGACCACATTTGTATTGATGTAGTCACATTGCATGATCTTTCTCTCGCGCCCCCCCCAGGCCTTCTCTACTGTGGGCACCCCTGACTACATCGCCCCTGAAGTCTTCATGCAGAACGGATACAACAAGCTCTGTGATTGGTGGAGCCTTGGAGTCATCATGTATGAGATGCTGATAGGTGAGATCCTGTCAACAACTTCTGCTTGGGGCCTCTGAAGAACATTGGCTTTCAATCATCTTGCATCAATGTCACAGAATGGTGCCATTACTACGTATTTGTCCATGCCTGGCTTGTTGATCCCATGTGTGTTGTTTTCCAGGCTATCCCCCGTTCTGCTCAGAGACCCCCCAGGAGACCTACAGGAAGGTGATGAACTGGCAAGAAACACTGACTTTTCCCCCTGAAGTGCCCATTTCGGAGAAAGCTAAGGACCTCATCCTCAGGTTCTGCTGTGAGGAGGAGCACAGGATCGGAGCCACTGGAGTGGAGGACATTAAGGGCAACGCCTTCTTCGAGGGGGTGGACTACGACCACATCAGGTAGTTAAAAGTATAGTTAACTTTTCTGATGTTTTTTTACATGATATTTTCCCTTAATTGCTGGTTATTTGTCAATATCCCAAATCTCCTGGCTAGCATTTTTTTGAGGATGTAGCTGATTGTATCAGTTAATGGTGCATTCAGAAATGGGAACAGTGACATTGTAAAAACAGGGTTTCATTTTTATTACAGAGAGCGACCCGCTGCCATTCCCATTGAGATCAAAAGCATAGACGACACGTCCAACTTTGACGAGTTCCCAGACTCTGATATCCTCCAGCCGACAGGTACGTTTCTCATTGTCACCAACATTAGTGGTCCAGTAGTCATAATTCAACAGGgtagtgttcattagggcacacaatgAAAAACAAAGACGTTTCGTATTACACCAGTTAGTCACTCCCAGGTTAAGTCTGTTTTCTTCTATTTGGTGCCAATTAAACATGGCCCTGGTCAACTAATGCCACCTTGAAACAGGATTCTCACATTTTGGCTCCTTTGTTTACCTCTATTGCCCTGTGTGAAATA
The sequence above is a segment of the Oncorhynchus nerka isolate Pitt River linkage group LG20, Oner_Uvic_2.0, whole genome shotgun sequence genome. Coding sequences within it:
- the LOC115102591 gene encoding serine/threonine-protein kinase 38 isoform X1, producing MPTAVKPHRRRATHSGAGREVVPAEVTMAMTGQSSCSSMSNHTKERVTMAKVTLENFYSNLIAQHEEREMRQQKLEKVMDQEGLVDEEKRIRRSQHARKETEFLRLKRTRLGLEDFESLKVIGRGAFGEVRLVQKKDTGHVYAMKILRKADMLEKEQVGHIRAERDILVEADSLWVVKMFYSFQDKMNLYLIMEFLPGGDMMTLLMKKDTLTEEASQFYIAETVLAIDSIHQLGFIHRDIKPDNLLLDSRGHVKLSDFGLCTGLKRAHRTEFYKNLNHSLPSDFSKQTFNNMNSKRKAETWKRNRRQLAFSTVGTPDYIAPEVFMQNGYNKLCDWWSLGVIMYEMLIGYPPFCSETPQETYRKVMNWQETLTFPPEVPISEKAKDLILRFCCEEEHRIGATGVEDIKGNAFFEGVDYDHIRERPAAIPIEIKSIDDTSNFDEFPDSDILQPTAAPVVSNHSEADLKNKDWVFINYTYKRFEGLTARGAIPSYMKTGKR
- the LOC115102591 gene encoding serine/threonine-protein kinase 38 isoform X3, coding for MPTAVKPHRRRATHSGAGREVVPAEVTMAMTGQSSCSSMSNHTKERVTMAKVTLENFYSNLIAQHEEREMRQQKLEKKRIRRSQHARKETEFLRLKRTRLGLEDFESLKVIGRGAFGEVRLVQKKDTGHVYAMKILRKADMLEKEQVGHIRAERDILVEADSLWVVKMFYSFQDKMNLYLIMEFLPGGDMMTLLMKKDTLTEEASQFYIAETVLAIDSIHQLGFIHRDIKPDNLLLDSRGHVKLSDFGLCTGLKRAHRTEFYKNLNHSLPSDFSKQTFNNMNSKRKAETWKRNRRQLAFSTVGTPDYIAPEVFMQNGYNKLCDWWSLGVIMYEMLIGYPPFCSETPQETYRKVMNWQETLTFPPEVPISEKAKDLILRFCCEEEHRIGATGVEDIKGNAFFEGVDYDHIRERPAAIPIEIKSIDDTSNFDEFPDSDILQPTAAPVVSNHSEADLKNKDWVFINYTYKRFEGLTARGAIPSYMKTGKR
- the LOC115102591 gene encoding serine/threonine-protein kinase 38 isoform X2 — encoded protein: MPTAVKPHRRRATHSGAGREVVPAEVTMAMTGQSSCSSMSNHTKERVTMAKVTLENFYSNLIAQHEEREMRQQKLEKVMDQEGLVDEEKRIRRSQHARKETEFLRLKRTRLGLEDFESLKVIGRGAFGEVRLVQKKDTGHVYAMKILRKADMLEKEQVGHIRAERDILVEADSLWVVKMFYSFQDKMNLYLIMEFLPGGDMMTLLMKKDTLTEEASQFYIAETVLAIDSIHQLGFIHRDIKPDNLLLDSRGHVKLSDFGLCTGLKRAHRTEFYKNLNHSLPSDFTFNNMNSKRKAETWKRNRRQLAFSTVGTPDYIAPEVFMQNGYNKLCDWWSLGVIMYEMLIGYPPFCSETPQETYRKVMNWQETLTFPPEVPISEKAKDLILRFCCEEEHRIGATGVEDIKGNAFFEGVDYDHIRERPAAIPIEIKSIDDTSNFDEFPDSDILQPTAAPVVSNHSEADLKNKDWVFINYTYKRFEGLTARGAIPSYMKTGKR